Proteins found in one Streptomyces sp. CB09001 genomic segment:
- a CDS encoding GNAT family N-acetyltransferase: MPTPFLASAPIRRLTLRDLTACADLSEDRGWPREEHKWGFLLTAGQGYGIDDPGGGLVAACTVTEYGPQERPSLAAIGMVLVAERHARQGVGRRLMRHIVSGLGTLPLTLHATPYGRPLYEELGFKVTGGAEMVRGRFVPGGPESKTATRAATAEDLAAVLRLDEEVFGADRTPILTRLPAFADQLRVAEEGGRIIGYAAAWPNMDTHVVGPLIARDTETAKALIGSLAARTDRPLRTDIDVRHQELLEWVRERGLSSVAPNAVMTYGITELPGDWTRRFAPLTVAAG, from the coding sequence GTGCCGACACCTTTCCTCGCCTCTGCTCCGATCCGCCGTCTGACGCTGCGCGATCTCACCGCCTGCGCCGACCTGTCCGAGGACCGGGGGTGGCCGCGCGAGGAGCACAAGTGGGGGTTCCTCCTCACGGCCGGACAGGGGTACGGCATCGACGACCCCGGCGGCGGTCTGGTCGCCGCCTGCACCGTCACCGAGTACGGACCGCAGGAACGCCCCTCGCTCGCCGCCATCGGCATGGTGCTGGTCGCCGAGCGGCACGCCCGTCAGGGCGTCGGACGCCGTCTGATGCGGCACATCGTCTCCGGGCTGGGCACCCTTCCGCTGACCCTGCACGCGACGCCGTACGGCCGGCCGCTCTACGAGGAGCTCGGTTTCAAGGTGACGGGCGGGGCGGAGATGGTGCGGGGCCGTTTCGTCCCGGGCGGGCCGGAATCGAAGACCGCCACCCGCGCGGCCACCGCCGAGGACCTCGCCGCCGTCCTCCGGCTCGACGAGGAGGTCTTCGGTGCGGACCGCACCCCCATCCTCACGCGGCTGCCGGCCTTCGCCGACCAGTTGCGCGTCGCCGAGGAGGGCGGCCGGATCATCGGATACGCCGCGGCCTGGCCGAACATGGACACCCACGTGGTGGGCCCACTGATCGCCCGTGACACCGAGACGGCCAAGGCTCTGATCGGCTCGCTCGCCGCCCGCACCGACCGACCGCTGCGCACGGACATCGACGTACGGCACCAGGAGCTGCTGGAGTGGGTGAGGGAGCGAGGCCTCTCCTCGGTCGCCCCCAACGCGGTCATGACCTACGGGATCACCGAGCTGCCCGGGGACTGGACCCGGCGCTTCGCGCCGCTGACGGTGGCGGCGGGCTGA